In a genomic window of Thermoproteus tenax Kra 1:
- a CDS encoding substrate-binding domain-containing protein, whose product MDAKILAVGLIVGLLIGIGIGYLLHQPSPTAVTTPITTTAAPSTPATFSVGAAGTLKFSFNDLLKLYSRLYPNIPTGQPLYEGSGKLAQDEATSKQFSFVASADTTTIPAVLFKDNLTDYEVAFGVTQVVIIVNLNTTAGREVYELWRQAQSLQPLSAQWNSTWRQIFAIIALNSSTAVGVSDPFTDPSGYQAMCMLKLAGLTFFGNSDLLFDAIYRNPSKYFMRTTEVDLLSLMPGGQIQFILSAYQSNAIPQVKEYRGLTYITLPPQINLGSLNYTDYYHSVSVTWTEAGKTKTFACNPVIYTFTIPRTAPNPEAAVYFALLIFSPQGQKVLRSYGIDPISPGIVYGNISDVPTPLRPFVVSLSQVPQYSSAFP is encoded by the coding sequence ATGGACGCAAAAATATTGGCCGTCGGTCTGATAGTGGGCCTTCTGATAGGCATCGGCATAGGCTATCTATTACATCAACCTTCGCCGACGGCTGTTACTACTCCGATCACCACTACGGCCGCGCCAAGCACGCCTGCAACGTTCTCTGTGGGGGCCGCAGGCACTCTCAAGTTTTCATTCAACGATCTATTAAAGCTCTACTCTCGACTGTACCCAAATATACCGACAGGCCAGCCGCTCTATGAGGGCAGTGGAAAACTGGCACAAGACGAGGCGACGAGCAAACAGTTCAGCTTTGTGGCGTCGGCTGACACAACCACTATACCTGCGGTTCTCTTCAAAGACAATCTGACGGACTACGAAGTCGCGTTTGGCGTCACTCAGGTGGTTATAATCGTCAACTTGAACACGACTGCGGGCAGAGAGGTATACGAGCTCTGGAGACAAGCCCAGAGCTTGCAGCCCTTGTCCGCCCAGTGGAACTCGACGTGGAGACAGATCTTTGCCATAATAGCTCTCAACTCCAGCACGGCCGTCGGCGTGTCCGACCCCTTCACCGACCCATCCGGCTATCAGGCCATGTGCATGCTTAAGTTGGCTGGTCTAACCTTCTTCGGGAACTCGGACCTCCTGTTTGATGCAATATATAGGAATCCTTCGAAGTATTTCATGAGGACTACCGAGGTGGATCTATTGTCCTTAATGCCAGGGGGCCAGATCCAGTTTATTTTATCCGCGTATCAGTCTAACGCCATTCCTCAAGTCAAGGAGTACCGCGGGCTTACATATATCACGCTTCCGCCTCAGATAAACTTAGGGTCTCTAAATTATACAGACTACTACCACAGCGTGAGCGTAACTTGGACCGAGGCCGGTAAGACGAAGACCTTCGCGTGCAATCCCGTGATATACACGTTCACAATACCGAGGACAGCGCCTAATCCGGAGGCGGCTGTTTACTTTGCCTTGCTCATCTTCAGCCCACAGGGACAGAAAGTGCTTAGAAGCTACGGAATAGACCCCATAAGCCCTGGGATCGTCTACGGCAATATTTCAGATGTGCCAACTCCGTTGAGACCCTTTGTGGTTTCTCTGTCGCAAGTGCCTCAATACTCCTCGGCATTTCCCTAA
- a CDS encoding ABC transporter permease, whose product MVLGVPTAYILTRYNFPLKQIVDALMDIPIVIPHTVVGIMVILAFADYGLGPYLNSLGLKIIDAIPGAIIAVSYLSATYALRSIQSALRLLDPELENVARTLGASPLRSFLYVVLPNISGAIADGALLSWARSVSESGALLVVAYYVILGTRSIYPASIYIYQSYIGVGLADAVKFSAALVLIVISIFLAYRALLGHVRAKGAKG is encoded by the coding sequence GTGGTACTAGGGGTTCCCACAGCCTATATACTCACTAGATATAACTTTCCGCTTAAACAAATAGTTGATGCCCTTATGGACATACCAATCGTTATCCCCCACACCGTGGTTGGCATAATGGTCATCCTGGCGTTCGCAGACTATGGGCTGGGGCCCTACCTTAACTCGCTCGGCCTCAAGATAATAGATGCCATCCCGGGCGCCATTATAGCAGTGTCTTATCTATCGGCGACATATGCCCTTAGGAGTATACAGAGTGCGCTCAGGCTGTTGGACCCAGAGTTAGAAAACGTGGCGCGAACTTTAGGCGCAAGCCCGCTCAGATCGTTCCTCTATGTGGTTCTGCCGAATATAAGTGGCGCGATCGCCGACGGTGCGCTCCTTTCTTGGGCCAGGTCAGTCTCAGAGTCGGGGGCTCTGTTGGTGGTGGCCTACTATGTGATCCTGGGTACTCGCTCGATTTATCCGGCCTCGATATACATATATCAGTCCTACATCGGCGTCGGTCTCGCAGATGCGGTGAAGTTCTCGGCCGCGCTTGTCCTCATAGTCATCTCTATATTTTTGGCATATAGGGCTCTCTTGGGCCATGTTAGAGCTAAGGGGGCTAAGGGCTAA
- a CDS encoding ABC transporter ATP-binding protein, with translation MLELRGLRAKVGDFSLGPIDLSVESKYLVVMGPNGSGKTTLLKSIAGLIRSEGSVLLDGEDISKLPPERRGIAYVPQSYSLFNNMTVYANIEFGLKMRGVPRRERRRLVVDIAERLGIDDFLDKKPTELSGGQKQRVALARALVVRPRLLLLDEPMSNLDVGVREDALLILRTIQREYGTPVLHVTHDREEAYALAEQLAVMYGGRIVEVGRPEDLYSRPRHAITAQLVGFYVLRSGDKCIGVRPNGVIVGSGSLRGRVLDVIRGNDRMRAIIEVDGQRISAYIHSDIRGEITLDIIDPLILNC, from the coding sequence ATGTTAGAGCTAAGGGGGCTAAGGGCTAAGGTCGGCGACTTCTCGCTGGGTCCTATCGATCTAAGCGTTGAGAGCAAGTACTTAGTCGTGATGGGCCCCAACGGCTCGGGCAAGACTACATTGCTGAAGTCAATAGCTGGACTCATCAGAAGCGAGGGCTCGGTGTTGTTGGACGGAGAGGACATCTCTAAGCTTCCGCCCGAGAGGAGGGGGATAGCATACGTTCCGCAATCTTACAGTCTCTTCAACAACATGACGGTTTACGCCAATATAGAGTTCGGCTTGAAGATGCGTGGAGTGCCGCGTCGCGAGAGGCGGAGGCTAGTTGTCGATATAGCGGAGCGTTTGGGCATAGACGATTTCTTAGATAAAAAGCCGACTGAGCTTTCCGGTGGACAAAAACAGCGAGTGGCTCTGGCGAGGGCCCTCGTCGTAAGGCCCCGCTTGTTGTTGTTGGATGAGCCTATGTCAAATCTCGATGTAGGCGTTCGAGAGGATGCGTTGTTAATTCTGAGAACCATACAGAGGGAGTACGGAACGCCCGTGCTACACGTGACGCATGATCGAGAGGAGGCCTACGCTCTAGCTGAACAACTAGCAGTCATGTACGGAGGCAGGATAGTCGAAGTCGGAAGGCCCGAAGATCTGTACTCAAGGCCCCGGCACGCGATAACAGCCCAACTAGTTGGGTTTTACGTGCTCAGGTCTGGCGATAAGTGTATCGGCGTTAGGCCCAACGGCGTTATTGTTGGCTCTGGCTCGCTGAGGGGGCGGGTGCTCGACGTAATAAGGGGGAATGATAGGATGAGGGCTATAATCGAGGTGGACGGCCAACGCATTTCCGCATACATCCACAGCGATATAAGAGGTGAGATAACTCTAGATATAATTGATCCATTAATATTAAATTGTTAA
- a CDS encoding bifunctional hydroxymethylpyrimidine kinase/phosphomethylpyrimidine kinase, with protein sequence MSWRVAMTIAGLDSGGGAGIHADIKTFAALGVHGTTALTCVTAQNTYEVRAVQCMPREMVRSQIMAVWDDMGIDAAKTGMLGTKEIIEEVADVVSKLGFPLVVDPVMIAKSGAPLISEDAMDALSRELLPIAKIVTPNRFEAERLTGMKISSLEDAKRAAEKIHRELGSDIVIVKGGHLNVQDAVDVVYIGGTFHELRTPRLNDRATHGTGCSFSAAIAAGLARGREPLEAIKTAKELIYTAIKYGVPKGKGHWPVNPTAWVEIPAERWRVYEVMSQALSLLDRYAELFGPLIPEVQSNLGYAIDPRYAESREDVAAVPGRIVRYMNRARPSGPPTFGASDHVARKILAAVRHDPQKRAAMNIRFDEGFIERAKRAGYKVAIIDRRNEPKEVKEKEGGTMQWIVEESVRQVGGVPDIIVDLGDWGKEPMITVLGKDPEDVIRTIIRIVSS encoded by the coding sequence ATGAGCTGGAGAGTTGCGATGACTATAGCCGGTCTAGATTCTGGCGGTGGCGCTGGAATTCACGCCGATATAAAGACGTTCGCTGCGCTTGGCGTCCACGGCACAACCGCTCTGACGTGCGTCACAGCTCAGAACACATATGAGGTCAGAGCTGTCCAGTGCATGCCGCGCGAGATGGTGAGATCGCAGATAATGGCTGTGTGGGACGACATGGGGATCGACGCCGCCAAAACTGGCATGTTGGGCACTAAAGAAATAATTGAGGAGGTGGCCGATGTGGTCTCTAAACTGGGCTTCCCCCTAGTTGTGGACCCCGTTATGATAGCTAAGTCAGGCGCACCGTTGATCTCAGAAGATGCCATGGACGCTCTGAGCAGAGAGCTCTTGCCCATAGCCAAGATAGTCACGCCGAATAGATTCGAAGCTGAGAGGCTGACCGGGATGAAGATATCGAGCCTTGAGGATGCCAAGAGAGCCGCTGAAAAGATCCACAGAGAGCTTGGGAGCGATATAGTAATAGTAAAGGGCGGTCATCTGAATGTCCAAGACGCTGTAGATGTGGTGTACATTGGCGGGACATTCCACGAGCTCAGAACTCCCAGACTGAACGATAGAGCGACTCACGGCACCGGTTGTTCCTTTTCGGCCGCCATAGCGGCCGGACTGGCCAGAGGCAGAGAGCCCCTTGAGGCCATAAAGACGGCCAAGGAGCTCATATATACGGCGATAAAGTACGGAGTTCCTAAAGGCAAGGGGCATTGGCCGGTGAACCCTACGGCTTGGGTCGAGATACCAGCAGAGCGTTGGAGGGTCTACGAGGTCATGTCTCAGGCGTTGTCCTTATTGGATAGATACGCCGAACTTTTCGGACCGTTGATACCCGAGGTCCAGAGCAACCTAGGCTACGCGATAGATCCCAGATACGCCGAGAGTCGGGAAGATGTGGCGGCCGTGCCAGGCAGAATAGTGCGATATATGAATAGGGCGAGGCCCTCAGGTCCGCCCACATTTGGCGCAAGCGATCACGTGGCGAGGAAGATCCTTGCAGCTGTGAGACACGATCCGCAGAAGCGTGCCGCCATGAACATAAGGTTCGACGAGGGCTTCATAGAGCGCGCCAAGAGGGCTGGATATAAGGTGGCGATCATCGACAGAAGAAATGAGCCGAAGGAGGTAAAGGAGAAAGAAGGCGGCACTATGCAGTGGATAGTTGAGGAGTCAGTGAGACAAGTGGGCGGAGTCCCCGATATCATTGTCGACTTAGGAGATTGGGGCAAAGAGCCCATGATCACTGTGCTTGGAAAAGACCCTGAGGATGTAATCAGAACTATAATTAGAATAGTATCTAGCTAA
- the ileS gene encoding isoleucine--tRNA ligase, giving the protein MTPSAYDPLKIEEEVRAFWDEREIPKKWRAFDQKAERRFTFLEGPPTTNGFPHVGHIRGRTYKDVVLRFWRSRGFSVWAQGGWDMQGLPVELEVEQRQGLKSKKDIEKFGVDKFVQECNKLDDYYLQFWEEWGTKRLGLWLDLENAYQTRKPQYIEYAWRLLKRAHEKGLLAEDYRVLWFCPRCETSLSDHEVDLGYAEREDPSIYVKFRVEGEEDEYLVIWTTTPWTIVDNEAVAVAPDVAYAKVEVSWEGRRERWWMAEKLVPQLMQMFGIREWRVLEIKNGKELAGLRYIHPLAEEVPERATRQHQVYPADFVTLEQGTGLVHVAPGHGPEDFELALKYGIRVTNSVEINGIYNQLGGKYAGMYVFDVDKKVIEDLKAKGLLVYKSSIRHEYPHCWRCGTKLILRADRQWFIRISVLRERMYDELKKVKIYPEKLRYRFDDFVRNARDWNISRSRFWGTPLPIWRCKKDGRILVIGSIEELKRLAKELPPVDDFWLVHRPWIDQVKLSTPDCDEWIREPYVADVWMDSGIAWIAAVDGERNPELWSALYPFSWVTEAIDQTRGWFYSLLATSMVYLGRAPYKSILISGHILDKQGQKMSKSKGNVVWAKDLLSKYGADPTRLYLLTKAAPWEALNFDPDEIKYALSQLNILWNVVKFADTYMQLDGFNAQKHTLPTMIHKALDEDRWLLSETNLLIQRVAKHMENFEIHEAAKAWVDFIVETLSHRYIRLLRRRVWTEEPREDKYAAYAVLFHALRSALIIGGIFVPHVAEYLWQHFIRKYDQNAAESVHLAQYPEPGEVDEELVKSFDELFTVFSIAAEARNKAGIKLRWPISRLIVKGAQMALKHADLLAYLANAKVVEEGECSADWIVHEERGITVCIPRKLDSELFYEALARELVRRVQVMRKEAGLSIEDFIELYIETEAQDLRDAVKHFGQYIANEVRATRLELGVGPSGLYSREWTIEDMRVKIYLKKATR; this is encoded by the coding sequence ATGACGCCCTCAGCATATGATCCTTTAAAGATAGAGGAGGAGGTAAGGGCGTTCTGGGACGAGAGGGAGATACCTAAAAAGTGGCGCGCGTTTGATCAGAAAGCTGAGAGGAGGTTCACATTTCTAGAGGGCCCGCCGACTACGAACGGCTTCCCTCACGTGGGACACATCAGGGGTAGAACCTACAAGGATGTAGTATTAAGGTTCTGGAGATCTCGTGGCTTCTCGGTCTGGGCCCAGGGAGGTTGGGACATGCAAGGGCTTCCCGTAGAGCTCGAAGTAGAGCAGAGGCAAGGGCTAAAGAGCAAGAAGGATATAGAGAAGTTCGGCGTAGATAAATTCGTCCAAGAATGTAATAAATTGGACGACTACTACTTACAATTCTGGGAGGAATGGGGCACTAAACGGCTCGGCCTCTGGTTAGACCTAGAAAACGCCTATCAGACCAGAAAACCTCAGTACATAGAGTATGCCTGGCGTCTACTTAAGAGGGCTCACGAGAAGGGGCTCCTGGCCGAGGACTATAGGGTGCTCTGGTTCTGTCCCAGGTGTGAGACCTCGTTGAGCGACCACGAGGTCGATCTAGGCTACGCCGAGAGGGAGGATCCATCTATATATGTAAAGTTTAGAGTTGAAGGCGAGGAGGATGAGTACTTGGTGATCTGGACTACTACGCCTTGGACTATAGTAGATAATGAGGCCGTGGCGGTGGCTCCCGACGTGGCCTATGCCAAAGTAGAGGTTTCCTGGGAGGGAAGAAGGGAGAGGTGGTGGATGGCCGAGAAGCTTGTGCCCCAGCTAATGCAGATGTTCGGCATTAGGGAGTGGAGGGTTCTGGAGATCAAGAATGGAAAAGAGTTGGCAGGCTTGCGCTACATCCATCCTCTCGCCGAGGAGGTGCCTGAGAGGGCGACCAGACAGCACCAAGTCTATCCAGCAGATTTCGTAACGTTGGAGCAAGGGACGGGTCTCGTGCATGTGGCTCCCGGCCATGGTCCCGAGGACTTTGAGCTGGCTCTGAAGTACGGCATAAGAGTAACTAACAGCGTTGAGATAAACGGCATTTACAACCAGCTCGGCGGGAAGTACGCAGGGATGTATGTATTCGATGTAGATAAAAAGGTTATCGAGGACCTTAAGGCCAAAGGCCTGTTGGTCTATAAGTCGTCAATAAGGCACGAGTATCCGCATTGTTGGAGGTGCGGCACCAAGCTCATTTTGAGGGCCGATAGACAGTGGTTCATCAGAATATCTGTGTTAAGGGAAAGGATGTACGACGAGCTGAAAAAGGTCAAAATATATCCGGAGAAGCTCAGATACAGATTCGACGACTTCGTTAGGAATGCGCGAGATTGGAACATTAGCAGGAGCAGATTCTGGGGTACCCCGCTACCTATATGGCGTTGTAAGAAGGACGGGAGGATACTAGTGATTGGAAGTATAGAGGAGCTAAAGAGATTGGCCAAGGAGCTTCCTCCAGTCGATGACTTCTGGCTAGTACATCGTCCTTGGATAGATCAAGTGAAGCTCTCGACGCCCGACTGCGATGAGTGGATCAGAGAGCCCTACGTGGCCGACGTCTGGATGGACTCAGGAATAGCGTGGATCGCGGCCGTGGACGGCGAGAGGAACCCAGAGCTCTGGAGCGCGCTCTATCCGTTTAGTTGGGTCACAGAAGCGATAGATCAGACTAGAGGGTGGTTCTATAGCCTTTTGGCAACGTCCATGGTATACCTCGGCAGAGCGCCCTATAAGTCTATACTTATCAGCGGCCACATACTGGACAAACAAGGCCAGAAGATGTCTAAGAGCAAGGGGAACGTAGTGTGGGCCAAGGACTTATTGAGTAAATATGGCGCCGATCCAACTAGGCTTTACCTGCTTACCAAGGCAGCCCCATGGGAGGCGCTGAACTTTGACCCAGACGAGATAAAATATGCGCTGAGCCAGTTGAACATATTATGGAATGTTGTTAAATTCGCCGATACATACATGCAGCTCGACGGCTTCAATGCACAGAAACATACTCTGCCCACAATGATCCACAAGGCGCTGGACGAGGACAGATGGCTATTGTCGGAGACCAATTTGCTGATACAAAGAGTAGCCAAACACATGGAGAACTTCGAGATACACGAGGCCGCGAAGGCCTGGGTCGATTTCATAGTGGAGACGCTCAGCCACCGCTACATAAGGTTGCTCAGAAGGAGGGTATGGACCGAGGAGCCGCGCGAGGACAAATACGCTGCATACGCGGTTCTGTTTCATGCGCTGAGATCGGCGTTAATAATAGGGGGGATCTTTGTGCCTCATGTGGCCGAGTATTTGTGGCAACACTTCATTAGGAAGTACGATCAAAATGCCGCCGAGTCAGTCCATTTGGCACAGTATCCGGAGCCGGGCGAGGTGGACGAGGAGTTAGTCAAGTCGTTCGACGAGCTCTTCACGGTATTCTCGATAGCAGCCGAGGCCAGAAACAAGGCTGGAATAAAGCTGAGGTGGCCCATCTCAAGGCTCATAGTCAAAGGCGCTCAGATGGCTCTGAAACACGCAGATCTGTTGGCCTATCTGGCCAACGCGAAGGTCGTCGAGGAGGGCGAGTGCTCTGCCGACTGGATCGTCCATGAAGAGAGAGGCATAACTGTATGTATACCCAGAAAGTTGGACAGCGAGTTGTTCTACGAGGCACTGGCGAGGGAATTAGTGAGACGAGTCCAAGTGATGAGGAAGGAGGCAGGGCTATCTATTGAGGACTTTATAGAACTATATATAGAGACTGAGGCCCAAGATCTCAGGGATGCAGTCAAACACTTCGGCCAATATATTGCCAACGAGGTGAGGGCAACAAGACTAGAGCTAGGCGTGGGCCCCTCTGGTCTCTATAGCAGGGAGTGGACTATCGAGGATATGAGAGTCAAGATATATCTGAAGAAGGCGACTAGATAG
- the pth2 gene encoding peptidyl-tRNA hydrolase Pth2: MKMVIVLRNDISMSCGKAAAQAGHAAVECTLKALNSSKWRDWLDQWLQEGQKKVVLAAQSLEELEKLRGKAQALGLPVELIRDAGLTELEPGTATALCIGPGPDQLIDSVTGYLRLYK, encoded by the coding sequence ATGAAGATGGTGATAGTGCTGAGAAATGACATATCTATGTCTTGTGGGAAGGCAGCAGCACAAGCGGGCCATGCGGCGGTCGAGTGCACGCTCAAGGCACTGAACTCATCGAAGTGGAGAGATTGGCTAGATCAGTGGCTACAAGAGGGACAGAAGAAGGTGGTCTTGGCGGCTCAGAGCTTAGAGGAGCTGGAGAAATTAAGGGGCAAGGCCCAAGCACTGGGCCTGCCCGTTGAGCTTATACGGGATGCCGGTCTCACAGAACTGGAGCCCGGCACTGCGACGGCCCTATGTATAGGGCCTGGGCCGGATCAATTGATAGACTCCGTAACTGGATACCTAAGACTCTATAAATAG
- a CDS encoding bis(5'-nucleosyl)-tetraphosphatase produces the protein MSSAQRAAGAVIYLIEERPLYLVLHNRLGWDFPHGLIRQNETEEAAALREIYEETHLKVEFVPGFRENVFLRFSRGGRTIYKEIVMYLAKAAGGEVILSSEHDDYAWLDYADALLRLSRDEMRRVLIKANSFIERLLIRAR, from the coding sequence GTGAGCTCTGCTCAGAGAGCTGCCGGAGCTGTCATATATTTAATTGAGGAGAGGCCTCTGTATTTGGTTCTCCACAACAGGTTGGGTTGGGATTTCCCCCACGGCCTCATTAGACAGAACGAGACAGAGGAGGCGGCCGCTCTGAGGGAGATCTACGAGGAGACTCATCTAAAGGTAGAGTTTGTGCCAGGGTTCCGCGAGAACGTCTTCCTGCGCTTCTCCAGGGGCGGTAGAACGATATACAAGGAGATCGTTATGTATTTGGCTAAGGCGGCCGGCGGAGAGGTAATTCTCTCGAGCGAGCACGACGATTACGCTTGGCTGGATTACGCCGATGCGCTTCTCCGCCTCTCCCGCGATGAGATGAGGCGGGTCCTCATTAAGGCCAACTCTTTTATCGAAAGGCTATTAATCAGGGCGAGATGA
- a CDS encoding succinate dehydrogenase: protein MRSGMGVGEWFRVINYERLYFTIQRISGLYMFFYLILYRVLFDAFVSPALVSQFDMTVPGKILAALFLVFLAFHGLNGIRIIFIEFGIIRGWPLRHPIRNVPALRRSRSHLIYNALMIAAAVIALIYLPYLVAFGGVFRP, encoded by the coding sequence ATGAGATCCGGCATGGGCGTTGGGGAATGGTTCAGAGTAATAAACTATGAAAGGTTGTATTTTACTATCCAGAGGATTAGTGGACTTTATATGTTCTTCTATTTGATTTTATATAGAGTATTATTTGATGCCTTTGTAAGCCCAGCGCTGGTATCTCAGTTCGATATGACTGTCCCAGGTAAGATTTTGGCTGCCCTGTTTCTGGTCTTCCTAGCCTTCCACGGGCTCAACGGGATCCGTATAATATTCATAGAGTTCGGCATCATCAGAGGATGGCCTCTGAGACATCCCATAAGAAACGTGCCCGCGCTGAGGAGGTCTAGGAGCCACCTTATTTATAACGCACTGATGATAGCAGCGGCGGTAATAGCTTTGATATATCTGCCATATCTTGTGGCATTCGGAGGCGTGTTTAGGCCATGA
- a CDS encoding succinate dehydrogenase iron-sulfur subunit — translation MPTLTVKVKRFNGERSWWQEYKVDIKSRKISVLDVLLKIKEEVDPTLAVRYSCRMAICGSCGMVINGVPRLACQTLLTEIKDDVITVEPMWNHRVIKDLVVDTEPNFEKLRQIKPYIVRDTKELFESDKEFGQRPEELDKYYNFAYCIECGLCMSACPVVATNPRFLGPMALAATYRWSADSRDRGWAERAKIVDTNDGVWSCHLAYTCSAVCPRGVDPGFAIQLVKSAILRRAKRL, via the coding sequence ATGCCCACGCTCACCGTCAAAGTTAAACGCTTCAACGGCGAGAGGAGTTGGTGGCAGGAATATAAGGTCGATATAAAGTCGAGGAAGATCTCTGTGTTAGACGTGTTGTTGAAAATAAAGGAGGAAGTTGATCCTACCCTCGCTGTAAGATACTCATGTCGTATGGCTATATGTGGATCTTGTGGCATGGTGATAAACGGAGTGCCCAGGCTGGCTTGTCAGACTCTGTTGACGGAAATAAAGGACGATGTAATCACAGTGGAGCCCATGTGGAACCATAGAGTTATAAAGGATCTAGTCGTCGACACCGAGCCTAACTTCGAGAAGCTGAGACAGATAAAGCCGTATATAGTCCGCGACACAAAGGAGCTCTTCGAGTCTGACAAAGAGTTCGGCCAGAGGCCGGAGGAGCTGGACAAATATTACAACTTCGCCTATTGTATAGAGTGTGGCCTTTGTATGTCGGCCTGTCCTGTAGTCGCTACGAATCCCAGATTTTTGGGGCCCATGGCTTTGGCGGCAACCTATAGGTGGAGCGCCGATAGTAGGGATAGGGGCTGGGCTGAACGCGCCAAGATTGTTGACACGAACGATGGCGTGTGGTCCTGCCACCTGGCGTACACATGTTCGGCAGTGTGTCCCCGCGGCGTTGATCCCGGCTTCGCTATACAACTGGTGAAGTCTGCAATACTCAGGAGAGCTAAAAGGCTATGA
- a CDS encoding succinate dehydrogenase/fumarate reductase flavoprotein subunit — protein MEILRHDLLIIGSGIAGLRAALQAAYVGGNLDIAIISKVQVMRSHSVSAEGGMSAVLYPDKTGDSLELHAYDTIKGADFLADQDAVELLVQSAPSEVRFLERIGVPWSRLPDGRMYQRAFGGMSIPRTTFAADKTGFFIMSTLYQNILRFSNIKQYHEHFVTKLIIENNEFKGATAIDLKTGELRLFLAKAAIIATGGAGRLYRFTTTAHSTTGEMLGYALRAGLALKDMEFVQWHPTALVPSGILVSEAARGEGGYLVNKEGERFMKRYAPQKMELAPRDIVSRAILTEIAEGRGFVHEESGMGYVGLDLRHLGEDVLNQKIPFIRELAHKYVGIDPLTELIPVRPAVHYTMGGINADTYGRALTADGQWVRGLWVAGEAAAISVHGANRLGSNSLSECSVWGRLTGEAAAKYALEKPSPALDGHYKEVAQSEESRIFDRLLHTETGGISVYELKGRLQDTMEQHFGPFRHESVMKEGIPKLLKIKEDIAKVRIEDRSRVYNQNLKDALELDGMIEVALAIAYGALSRQESRGAHYRLDYPKRDDANWLKHTIAYLDGGQIRLTYAPVRITKWTKLEERKY, from the coding sequence ATGGAGATTTTAAGGCACGATCTGCTGATCATAGGCTCAGGTATTGCGGGCCTCAGAGCTGCTCTACAGGCGGCGTATGTCGGAGGCAATCTCGATATAGCGATCATAAGCAAGGTCCAAGTGATGAGGTCCCACTCCGTCTCTGCCGAGGGCGGTATGTCGGCCGTCCTGTATCCCGATAAGACTGGGGACAGCCTAGAGCTTCACGCCTACGATACCATAAAGGGCGCCGACTTTCTAGCAGACCAGGATGCCGTTGAGCTGTTAGTTCAATCGGCCCCCTCTGAGGTCAGATTCCTTGAGCGGATCGGAGTGCCTTGGAGCCGTCTGCCCGATGGACGGATGTACCAAAGAGCCTTCGGAGGGATGTCGATACCCCGAACTACATTTGCGGCCGACAAAACTGGATTTTTTATCATGTCAACCTTATATCAAAATATATTAAGATTTAGTAATATTAAACAATATCATGAGCATTTTGTAACAAAATTAATAATTGAAAATAATGAATTTAAGGGCGCTACAGCTATAGATCTGAAGACCGGGGAGCTCAGGCTCTTTTTGGCAAAGGCCGCCATAATAGCAACTGGGGGGGCGGGCAGACTGTATAGGTTCACTACGACGGCCCACTCGACTACTGGGGAGATGTTGGGGTATGCCCTAAGAGCGGGCCTGGCGCTAAAAGACATGGAGTTCGTCCAGTGGCATCCGACCGCTCTAGTTCCCAGCGGTATACTCGTGAGCGAGGCAGCCAGAGGCGAGGGGGGCTACCTCGTCAACAAGGAGGGCGAGAGGTTCATGAAGCGGTACGCGCCGCAGAAGATGGAGCTGGCGCCCCGGGATATAGTGTCGAGAGCTATATTGACAGAGATAGCCGAGGGACGCGGCTTTGTGCACGAAGAGAGCGGCATGGGCTACGTCGGGCTTGATCTAAGACATTTGGGCGAGGACGTGTTAAATCAAAAGATACCGTTCATAAGAGAGCTGGCCCACAAGTACGTTGGAATAGATCCCCTTACTGAGCTTATACCCGTTAGACCGGCCGTCCACTATACTATGGGAGGCATAAACGCTGATACATATGGGCGTGCGCTGACGGCGGACGGCCAGTGGGTTAGAGGCCTCTGGGTAGCGGGCGAGGCCGCGGCTATAAGCGTCCACGGCGCGAACAGACTCGGCTCCAACTCGCTCAGCGAATGCTCGGTCTGGGGAAGACTGACCGGCGAGGCCGCGGCTAAGTACGCCCTGGAGAAGCCCTCGCCTGCTCTTGACGGACATTACAAGGAGGTGGCTCAATCTGAGGAGTCCAGAATATTCGACAGGCTGCTCCATACGGAGACAGGGGGCATATCGGTCTATGAGTTGAAAGGGCGTCTCCAAGACACCATGGAGCAGCACTTCGGGCCCTTCAGACACGAATCGGTCATGAAGGAGGGTATCCCGAAGTTGCTTAAGATCAAAGAGGATATAGCCAAAGTCAGGATTGAGGACAGAAGCAGAGTCTATAACCAGAACCTTAAAGATGCGTTGGAGCTCGATGGTATGATCGAGGTAGCGTTGGCCATAGCCTATGGAGCGTTGTCAAGACAAGAGTCAAGGGGGGCCCATTATCGTTTGGACTATCCTAAACGCGATGATGCCAACTGGCTTAAGCACACCATCGCATATCTAGATGGCGGCCAGATAAGGCTGACGTATGCGCCTGTGAGAATAACCAAATGGACTAAGTTGGAGGAAAGGAAGTATTAA